DNA sequence from the Planktothrix tepida PCC 9214 genome:
AATTTTTGAGCGCGATGCCTGACTTCCCAGGCTAAACGCTCTACCGTAGAAATAGCTGGAATAATGATTTTACGGAAGCGCATCTCATCAATTAATGCTCCGACAAGTGCCATCCCTTGATCT
Encoded proteins:
- a CDS encoding DUF4158 domain-containing protein; the encoded protein is SQRDTTRREHLADIQQEFGFLAFNTSIYKQLSKWLLPFALSSDQGMALVGALIDEMRFRKIIIPAISTVERLAWEVRHRAQK